agaatttattgttttcttttgtgaatgagaaACTTTTtaatcccacattgtggagtttccactttttagttgttttaagaaactatataagctttttagtcccacatcggggagttcctcttcttaaattgttttattctattatataaagaaattcactacttttgtaaaatcgggGGGAAagaggttgctctatatttagagggacccccaagggaaaaaatattttatattgttttctcaagcgttcgcgattttcctttatggttttttcggagttgccaagctcaagttgagcatctactacatatgctagtagtaggtgtggtagggtgttttatcctagagatatccgtcctgtgagggctatagcatcactcttgagtgtagccgggcgctaatgtcttaagggcaacgtgttgaacacgtgactcactctgtttttccaaagttttgccttgttgttgttgcggagatttggggagctcgtccgtttcgtCAAAtggatcacttccattataaaggagctaagtatcaataacttttgcttatttgatttttccttgtttttgattattgcaccccgAAAGGAAAGAGCTTGAGGGGTTGAGTCGAGCTCTGCGGATCAGAGCCTAACTAAGTAAAATTCTTCTTCGTTCTCCTTTGATTTCAGCGTCAACTAGCATTAATTCAGGTGATTTTCTCAGGTGTTTTCCAATTATATCTAATGATAGGTGTTCCTTAAAGCATCTTAATCATTAGATTTCAATTTTCTTTACTCTGGTCTtttagttagggtttagttttatTTTCATGGAAAAAAAATTTAATCCAGAAATGGATTCATCAGTAGTTGATTTAAGTAATTCCCCGGTGGAGGTTACTTCTATTGATCTATTTAACAATACTGAAGAACGTTGTGATGCTTGGAAATTCTCATTAATTGGTCGCTTAGATTTATACAGATTAAAATTTTCAGATGATACTGTATCGTTGAAGAATCAGTGGAAATTAAAGGGTCAATGTAAGATGATTCCCCTGTGGAAAGGTTTCTTTACAATCAAGCTTGATAGTGAAATCGATAAAATGACTATTAAAAGTGGTAAGTGGGAAGTTGATAATCAAGTACTTTGGATTACAAATTGGATCCCAGATTTTTGTCCAGAGAACCATAGAACATCAGCTGCTATGATTTGGGTTCATCTTCCTGGTTTGAGTTTGGAGTATTGGGATGAGAATACACTTTTTACAATCTGCAGAGCTCTAGGAACTCCAGTTAAAGTTGATGAAGCTACATTGAATTATGATAATGGTTATTATGCAAGAGTTTTAGTGAATATTCATTTTGCAAACAAAATTCCAAACAAATTATGGATTACAACTAAGTTTGGTGGATTTATGCAGAATGTGATCTTAATAAAGCCTCCCAAATTATGTGATCACTGTAAGATTGTAGGGCACTTGAAGATGGAATGCATAATAAATAATTTTTCTCCACAGGAAGTTACTAAGCCAACTGTGAATTTAACACCAAAGAGCACTACTCACTCTCAGGGTATAAAGTTTGATATCAGCGATCCTTTATTCTGCTCTGGTAATCAACACAAAGGTTCTGTTTCTAATTCCAAAGAGGCTGACAATTGTGAAACTCCACTTATGCAATTTCAATCTGTTGGAGTGGGTCATCAAGTAAATCCAGTGGACATTTCAGCAGGTATGTTTGGTTCTTTACAAGATACTTCTGTGGTTGAAAATATAATTGAAATGCATGAAAATAGTTTATCTCCAGTGAATGATGTGCAAATAGTGAAAAATAATGATCTTAATTCAGCACCAAAGGGTAATGAAATTCTATCTCCAACAAGAATACAACAAATTGCAGAGGATAATGTAGTGGAAAAGAGTGTGATTAACTTCATTAATGGAAAAGATGGATCAATGTCAGAGGAAAGGGTTCCAACTACTTCTTggtcaaaaataattcaaaaaccttcaacttcaacaataaaGCCTGCTCCAATGCAACAAAAGGAGGTTCCAACAAAGAacaaatctcaacaagttaacAACAAATATAACTTCAGAAAGAATCAAGGAAAGGGAGGTACTAATTACCTCCAATCCTTACAATGAGAGTTATCTTTTGGAATCTCAGGGGCCTGAGAAGACCTAGGGCTCAAGAGAAATTAAGGTCTTTAATAAATCAATTTCAACCTTCAGTTGTATTCATAGCAGAACTTAAAATAAGTTGCAATGCAACATTTTGCAATAAATTGAATCTTCCTGGGATGCATAATATGGTTATATACAATTCAGTGTTAAATAAGAAAGGAAATATTTGGTTGTTTTGGAATAAGCATCTTCCTACACCAACAGTTATATCAATGTCAACTCAAATGATCACAGTAAATATTGGAGGTAATCTGATATCTGGAATACATGCTCATGTTGGAGCggtgcaaagaagaaatttatgGGCTGAAATGGAGGTAATTAGTAACTTAAATCTTCCTTGGTTAGCTATTGGAGACTTTAATGCATTTCTTACTGCTGAAGAAAAATCTGGAGGAAGAGCACCTAATACAAGGAATATGCTTGAATTTAGCAATTGTCTTGACAAATGTGATCTTATGCAAGCTTCAAAATCTAGT
This genomic stretch from Papaver somniferum cultivar HN1 chromosome 5, ASM357369v1, whole genome shotgun sequence harbors:
- the LOC113280608 gene encoding uncharacterized protein LOC113280608; protein product: MDSSVVDLSNSPVEVTSIDLFNNTEERCDAWKFSLIGRLDLYRLKFSDDTVSLKNQWKLKGQCKMIPLWKGFFTIKLDSEIDKMTIKSGKWEVDNQVLWITNWIPDFCPENHRTSAAMIWVHLPGLSLEYWDENTLFTICRALGTPVKVDEATLNYDNGYYARVLVNIHFANKIPNKLWITTKFGGFMQNVILIKPPKLCDHCKIVGHLKMECIINNFSPQEVTKPTVNLTPKSTTHSQGIKFDISDPLFCSGNQHKGSVSNSKEADNCETPLMQFQSVGVGHQVNPVDISAGMFGSLQDTSVVENIIEMHENSLSPVNDVQIVKNNDLNSAPKGNEILSPTRIQQIAEDNVVEKSVINFINGKDGSMSEERVPTTSWSKIIQKPSTSTIKPAPMQQKEVPTKNKSQQVNNKYNFRKNQGKGGTNYLQSLQ